A window of Streptomyces sp. DG1A-41 contains these coding sequences:
- a CDS encoding glutamine synthetase family protein, translated as MADRTPPLSVEELHALVAGGEIDTVVLAFPDMQGRLQGKRFAARFFLDDVLKHGTEGCNYLLAVDTEMNTVDGYAMSSWDRGYGDFAMHPDLATLRRVPWNEGTAMLHADLAWNDGSPVAAAPRQILRRQLERLAELGYTAQVGTELEFIVFKDTYEQAWDANYRGLTPANQYNIDYSVLGTGRIEPLLRRIRNEMAAAGLTVESAKGECNPGQHEIAFRYDEALVTCDQHAVYKTGAKEIASQEGMSITFMAKYNEREGNSCHIHLSLADADGTNAMAGDGEGGMSDVMRHFLAGQLAALRDFSLLYAPNINSYKRFQPGSFAPTAVAWGYDNRTCALRVVGHGRSMRFENRLPGGDVNPYLAVAGLVAAGLHGIEQKLELPEPCPGNAYAADFAHVPTTLREAAELWENSPVAKAAFGDEVVAHYRNMARVELDAFDAAVTDWELRRSFERM; from the coding sequence GTGGCAGACCGCACACCCCCGCTGAGCGTCGAGGAGCTGCACGCCCTCGTCGCGGGCGGTGAGATCGACACTGTCGTCCTGGCCTTCCCCGACATGCAAGGCAGACTCCAGGGCAAGCGGTTCGCCGCGCGCTTCTTCCTGGACGACGTCCTCAAGCACGGCACCGAGGGCTGCAACTACCTGCTCGCCGTCGACACCGAGATGAACACCGTCGACGGCTACGCGATGTCCTCCTGGGACCGCGGCTACGGCGACTTCGCCATGCACCCGGACCTGGCCACCCTGCGCCGCGTCCCCTGGAACGAGGGCACGGCCATGCTCCACGCCGACCTCGCCTGGAACGACGGCTCGCCCGTGGCCGCCGCGCCCCGCCAGATCCTGCGCCGCCAGCTGGAGCGCCTCGCCGAACTCGGCTACACCGCCCAGGTCGGCACCGAGCTGGAGTTCATCGTCTTCAAGGACACCTACGAACAGGCCTGGGACGCGAACTACAGAGGCCTCACCCCGGCCAACCAGTACAACATCGACTACTCGGTCCTCGGCACCGGCCGCATCGAGCCCCTGCTGCGCCGCATCCGCAACGAGATGGCGGCCGCCGGCCTCACCGTGGAGTCCGCCAAGGGCGAGTGCAACCCCGGCCAGCACGAGATCGCCTTCCGCTACGACGAGGCCCTGGTCACCTGCGACCAGCACGCCGTCTACAAGACCGGCGCCAAGGAGATCGCCTCCCAGGAGGGCATGTCGATCACCTTCATGGCCAAGTACAACGAGCGCGAGGGCAACTCCTGCCACATCCACCTCTCGCTCGCGGACGCGGACGGCACCAACGCCATGGCAGGGGACGGCGAAGGCGGCATGTCGGACGTCATGCGCCACTTCCTCGCCGGCCAGCTCGCCGCACTGCGCGACTTCTCCCTCCTCTACGCCCCCAACATCAACTCCTACAAGCGTTTCCAGCCGGGCTCGTTCGCCCCGACCGCCGTCGCCTGGGGCTACGACAACCGCACCTGCGCGCTGCGCGTGGTCGGCCACGGCCGCTCGATGCGCTTCGAGAACCGGCTGCCCGGCGGCGACGTCAACCCCTACCTCGCCGTGGCCGGTCTGGTCGCGGCCGGACTGCACGGCATCGAGCAGAAGCTGGAGCTGCCCGAGCCCTGCCCCGGCAACGCCTACGCCGCCGACTTCGCCCACGTCCCCACCACCCTGCGCGAGGCCGCCGAGCTCTGGGAGAACAGCCCCGTGGCCAAGGCCGCTTTCGGCGACGAGGTCGTCGCGCACTACCGCAACATGGCGCGCGTCGAACTGGACGCCTTCGACGCCGCGGTGACCGACTGGGAGCTGCGCCGCTCCTTCGAACGCATGTGA
- a CDS encoding FCD domain-containing protein, with the protein MPEEAGGETRDGLTPVLRPVRAGNGFEEALEQILQVVRLGLVPGGERLPAERELAERLGISRVTLREVLKVLQDQGLVESRRGRYGGTFVLPRHDAGGEDELRRRIAEVDIEDVLRFREVLEVGAAGLCAAHGLDAKQAERLREALARTHDAPLTDYRRRDTLLHLTLAELSGSPTLTAQYAAVRATVNDLLDCIPLLVRNLEHSQRQHTAVVEAVIEGDADQAREIMREHCGGTAALLRGFLG; encoded by the coding sequence ATGCCGGAGGAAGCTGGCGGCGAGACGCGGGACGGGCTGACTCCGGTGCTGCGGCCGGTGCGCGCGGGCAACGGCTTCGAGGAGGCCCTGGAGCAGATCCTCCAGGTCGTACGGCTGGGCCTGGTGCCGGGGGGCGAGCGACTGCCGGCCGAGCGGGAGCTGGCGGAGCGACTGGGGATCAGCCGGGTGACGCTGCGCGAGGTGCTGAAGGTGCTCCAGGACCAGGGCCTGGTGGAGTCGCGGCGGGGCCGGTACGGCGGCACGTTCGTGCTGCCGCGTCACGACGCCGGCGGCGAGGACGAACTGCGGCGCAGGATCGCCGAGGTCGACATAGAGGACGTGCTGCGGTTCCGGGAGGTGCTGGAGGTGGGCGCGGCGGGGCTGTGCGCGGCACACGGGCTGGACGCCAAGCAGGCGGAGCGGCTCCGCGAGGCCCTGGCGCGCACGCACGACGCCCCGCTCACCGACTACCGCCGCCGGGACACGCTGCTGCACCTCACGCTCGCCGAGCTGTCCGGCTCCCCCACGCTCACCGCCCAGTACGCGGCCGTCCGCGCGACCGTCAACGACCTGCTCGACTGCATCCCTCTCCTCGTCCGCAACCTGGAGCACTCCCAGCGGCAGCACACGGCCGTGGTGGAGGCCGTGATCGAGGGCGACGCCGACCAGGCGCGGGAGATCATGCGCGAGCACTGCGGGGGCACGGCGGCGCTGCTGCGGGGCTTCCTCGGCTGA